The following proteins are co-located in the Blastopirellula marina genome:
- a CDS encoding putative bifunctional diguanylate cyclase/phosphodiesterase encodes MRSLSTGDPNDPDRVNQAGPLTKIHRMMWIDAAILGVIATVLLVVCSQLDVFEYVMQFNAQHESWEVDELIIAINVCAIVALVFFVRRYRETVALARDRGEMLAELMVAHQTIEVDKINLRNAALSDFLTGLPNRAWLLEYLERIALSRQQVILVFFDVDRFKQVNDLHGHHVGDELLREVGRRSTNVLRIAGGLPAYESTRAVVRLAGDEFVAVIRDIEEIEKVRGIVNQLRESLNAPYFLLGANVSTTASIGVALRSDLADGSERLLADADAAMYQAKLEGRGRIKFFEPTMRERLTRRAKLGGDLRDATRSKQLHIHYHPIFSLSTGRLEGAEALLRWNHPRLGPISPAEFVPIAEDSELIFELGTWVLQESLHQMSVWIKKHPLTAPEVISVNVSRKQFSDFHMVEKFRTIIEASDVPAERIQLEITEDIGDQNMPIVIERMHELKNLGVKIAIDDFGTGTSTFSAIESFPIDTIKLDMSLVSRIVNSFDRAAIVHSLAILVRNLNVKMVAEGVEIPQQISVLQELGCQSAQGFYFAHPMSAEEFEGQFEYYGSDQFTVEGYASFPSPWKDRLNAFKELDVVS; translated from the coding sequence ATGCGTAGTCTATCCACCGGCGATCCGAACGATCCCGACCGTGTCAATCAGGCGGGGCCACTAACGAAGATTCACCGGATGATGTGGATTGACGCAGCGATCCTGGGTGTGATTGCCACGGTGTTACTCGTCGTGTGCAGTCAGCTTGATGTCTTCGAATACGTCATGCAGTTCAATGCCCAGCATGAAAGCTGGGAGGTTGATGAGCTGATTATCGCCATCAACGTGTGCGCCATCGTCGCCCTGGTCTTCTTCGTGCGTCGCTACCGAGAAACAGTGGCCTTGGCGCGCGATCGAGGGGAAATGCTTGCGGAACTGATGGTGGCCCACCAAACCATTGAGGTGGATAAGATCAATCTTCGGAATGCGGCACTGAGCGATTTTTTGACGGGGCTGCCTAATCGAGCGTGGCTCTTGGAGTATCTGGAACGAATCGCTTTAAGCCGCCAACAAGTGATTCTGGTGTTCTTCGATGTCGATCGTTTCAAACAAGTGAATGATCTGCATGGGCATCATGTGGGGGATGAACTGCTGCGCGAGGTCGGCCGGCGTTCCACCAACGTGCTGCGAATTGCCGGCGGACTACCGGCGTACGAGTCGACCCGCGCGGTCGTTCGACTGGCAGGCGACGAGTTTGTGGCGGTCATTCGCGACATCGAAGAGATTGAGAAAGTCCGCGGAATCGTTAATCAACTGCGAGAATCGCTCAATGCGCCCTATTTCCTGCTGGGTGCGAATGTGTCTACTACGGCCAGCATTGGCGTGGCACTGCGCAGCGATCTGGCGGATGGAAGCGAGCGACTACTGGCCGACGCTGACGCGGCGATGTACCAAGCGAAGCTGGAAGGACGAGGGAGGATCAAGTTCTTCGAGCCCACCATGCGCGAGCGACTGACGCGACGAGCCAAGCTGGGAGGGGATCTTCGCGATGCAACCCGCAGCAAGCAATTGCACATCCATTACCATCCGATTTTCTCGTTGAGTACAGGACGACTGGAAGGTGCGGAGGCACTTCTAAGATGGAATCATCCGAGACTCGGCCCCATCAGCCCGGCCGAGTTTGTGCCGATCGCAGAGGACTCGGAACTGATCTTCGAGTTGGGAACCTGGGTGCTGCAAGAGAGCTTGCACCAGATGTCGGTGTGGATCAAGAAGCATCCACTCACAGCGCCCGAGGTGATCAGCGTGAACGTCTCGCGGAAGCAGTTTTCCGACTTTCACATGGTCGAGAAGTTTCGCACGATCATTGAAGCTTCGGACGTCCCAGCTGAACGCATTCAATTGGAAATCACCGAAGACATCGGCGACCAGAATATGCCGATCGTGATCGAGCGGATGCATGAACTAAAGAATCTGGGCGTCAAGATCGCAATCGATGACTTTGGAACCGGTACCTCGACGTTCTCGGCGATTGAAAGCTTCCCGATCGATACAATCAAGCTCGATATGTCGCTCGTGTCGCGTATCGTGAATTCGTTTGACCGGGCCGCGATTGTCCACTCGTTGGCGATCCTCGTGCGGAACTTGAACGTGAAGATGGTTGCCGAAGGCGTCGAGATACCGCAACAGATCTCGGTGCTCCAAGAGCTAGGCTGCCAGTCGGCTCAAGGGTTTTACTTCGCACATCCCATGAGCGCGGAAGAATTTGAGGGACAGTTTGAATACTATGGAAGCGACCAGTTTACGGTGGAAGGGTACGCGTCTTTTCCTAGCCCGTGGAAAGATCGACTGAACGCGTTTAAAGAGTTGGATGTGGTTTCGTGA
- a CDS encoding glucoamylase family protein, whose product MKRRTFLAGGLSLPLVLNGLLSRSVHSEDAAGQTETVSALGSANVDFVRDMQRRCYRYFQEAVDPETQFVADRSAADGSGHSKHASSAACGFGLAAHAVAARNHWAPKEAIQTNVRTMLRSLLEVAGHEKGFVYHFFDIKTGARALQSEASTIDTALMLAGAMTASMAFKEDSEITALADQLYRRVDWRWMLGKDGCLHMGYLPETGVIPHQWNQFSEHLILTLLAIGAPDNPIPPSSWKMWKRQPELNYQGFRYLTYPPLFVHQYPMAFFNFRNYLSPQGRNYWENSVVAHKAQLAFQIDLAQKYPQQFGHYGPDLWGITSSDSANGYRDWGGPYKPNRVEPDRGIDGTVVPSAAAGGLAAVPEEALRTLQYQKAHFGDDVYGRYGFTNAFNPSTGWVDHDVIGIDTGISLLMAENLMSGGVWDLFMQHPAATRSLQLAGFKPAGPSLLTSN is encoded by the coding sequence ATGAAGCGTCGTACATTCCTCGCGGGCGGACTCTCGTTGCCACTGGTGTTGAACGGGCTTCTCTCGCGATCGGTACATTCTGAGGACGCTGCTGGCCAAACCGAGACGGTTTCGGCCCTGGGATCAGCTAACGTTGACTTCGTTCGCGATATGCAACGCCGCTGCTACCGTTATTTCCAGGAAGCAGTCGATCCAGAAACTCAGTTCGTCGCCGACCGTTCCGCCGCCGATGGAAGTGGACATAGCAAACACGCCAGTAGCGCCGCATGCGGTTTCGGCCTGGCAGCCCATGCCGTCGCCGCGAGGAACCACTGGGCCCCTAAGGAAGCAATTCAAACCAACGTCCGTACGATGCTGCGTTCGCTGCTGGAAGTCGCCGGGCATGAGAAGGGATTCGTCTATCACTTCTTCGACATCAAGACGGGTGCCCGCGCACTTCAATCGGAAGCATCGACGATCGATACGGCCCTGATGCTGGCCGGAGCGATGACCGCTTCGATGGCGTTTAAAGAAGACTCCGAGATCACCGCGCTGGCGGACCAACTTTATCGCCGCGTCGATTGGCGGTGGATGTTGGGTAAGGATGGTTGCCTGCACATGGGCTACCTCCCCGAAACCGGTGTGATTCCGCATCAATGGAATCAGTTCAGCGAACACTTGATTTTGACCTTGCTGGCCATCGGTGCGCCAGACAACCCGATTCCGCCGTCGTCGTGGAAGATGTGGAAGCGACAGCCAGAGCTCAACTACCAAGGCTTCCGCTACCTCACTTATCCGCCGCTGTTCGTCCATCAATATCCGATGGCGTTCTTCAACTTCCGCAATTACCTCTCGCCACAGGGACGTAACTACTGGGAGAACTCGGTGGTCGCCCACAAGGCACAGCTCGCTTTCCAGATCGATCTGGCCCAGAAGTACCCACAGCAGTTCGGCCACTACGGGCCTGACTTGTGGGGCATCACCAGCAGCGATAGTGCCAACGGTTATCGCGACTGGGGTGGACCGTATAAGCCCAACCGTGTCGAGCCAGACCGAGGTATCGATGGAACGGTCGTGCCCAGCGCGGCCGCCGGTGGCTTGGCCGCCGTGCCGGAAGAAGCTCTCCGGACGCTTCAGTATCAGAAGGCACACTTCGGTGACGACGTTTATGGCCGATATGGATTTACTAACGCGTTTAATCCCAGCACTGGCTGGGTCGACCACGACGTAATCGGCATCGACACGGGGATCTCGCTATTGATGGCTGAGAACCTGATGTCGGGCGGCGTCTGGGATTTATTCATGCAACACCCCGCCGCTACACGGTCGCTACAACTCGCTGGCTTCAAGCCCGCGGGCCCCTCACTTCTGACGAGCAACTGA
- a CDS encoding toxin-antitoxin system YwqK family antitoxin, whose translation MTTSVLQDGSHIETPYVAGFARGVVRFYYPNGNLKYEGNEISGSREGKFKGYYETGEIWWAASFSDDEYVEGSAVVWDKDGNVLSIEPLEVLF comes from the coding sequence ATGACCACGAGCGTTCTCCAAGACGGATCGCATATCGAAACACCCTACGTCGCGGGATTTGCTCGGGGAGTCGTCAGATTTTACTATCCAAATGGAAACCTAAAATACGAAGGCAACGAGATTTCAGGCAGCCGAGAAGGGAAATTCAAGGGATATTACGAGACGGGCGAGATATGGTGGGCGGCGTCATTTTCCGATGACGAATATGTCGAGGGGTCAGCAGTCGTTTGGGACAAAGATGGAAATGTGTTAAGTATCGAACCGCTTGAGGTTCTTTTCTAG
- a CDS encoding DUF3987 domain-containing protein, which translates to MNITPNFVHTPCESNTSIARSSFPIDALPQPLHDYVIAASAAAQTSLDLAAVTCLGVCSAALAGHVRIADGAGDEQPASLFVATVTAGLRREADLFQCARQPLQTLEAEQIEAARIPRIQAQSLLRQAKIRLRQREKQAAGDHQQFRQAALDFATQVVENLVPALPRLLIDDTTTAKLNTILAEQDGRVARFSTETAASDLFSGSRSQRSLAQQALYWKGYRGEEVTIDQRGGERTTLRRTAISCVCSFAKSTVAGLRHGRARRSRGVLDAFLFALPEPAFGKMPSSPTAIPDEVRQQYETRIRSLAAQQTDFTLRLSDEARQRYQAWQTEIAMLIRSGNLPESLTAWADHLPGNTLRLAAILHTISNRNVAEISATTLQSAIAIAQYFLPHALAMFDLLQQPYETPHRDHPTSPPETSSSRPSASQIGAEHPGTRHIVSLTPISPSNATSKKRGTPCHNKPAPAIDRHEDSDLSDSQPREPRPRGKHPPTTRGSGPRTYRGSPAAKRRAKR; encoded by the coding sequence ATGAACATCACCCCCAACTTCGTCCACACACCGTGCGAATCGAACACTTCTATCGCGCGATCCAGCTTCCCGATCGATGCCTTACCACAGCCGCTGCACGACTACGTAATCGCCGCGTCGGCGGCCGCGCAGACATCGCTCGATCTGGCGGCGGTGACTTGTTTGGGGGTTTGCAGCGCGGCGCTCGCCGGGCATGTACGCATTGCCGACGGGGCAGGGGACGAGCAACCAGCCAGCCTGTTCGTCGCAACCGTAACCGCTGGATTGCGCCGCGAAGCCGACCTCTTTCAATGCGCTCGCCAGCCCCTGCAAACGCTCGAGGCCGAGCAGATCGAAGCGGCACGCATCCCCCGCATCCAGGCCCAATCGCTTTTGCGACAAGCCAAGATCCGCCTGCGCCAACGCGAGAAGCAAGCTGCCGGCGATCACCAACAGTTTCGTCAGGCCGCCCTCGACTTCGCCACGCAAGTCGTGGAGAACCTCGTCCCGGCGCTGCCTCGTCTGCTGATCGACGACACCACCACCGCGAAGTTGAATACCATTTTGGCCGAGCAAGACGGCCGCGTCGCGCGCTTCTCGACAGAAACCGCCGCCAGCGATCTCTTCTCTGGCAGTCGTTCACAACGAAGCCTCGCCCAGCAAGCGCTCTACTGGAAAGGGTATCGAGGGGAAGAGGTCACCATCGATCAACGGGGCGGGGAACGAACGACCCTCCGCCGCACCGCAATCAGCTGCGTTTGCTCGTTCGCCAAATCAACCGTGGCCGGTCTGCGGCACGGCCGCGCGCGGCGGAGCAGGGGAGTGCTCGATGCGTTCCTGTTCGCGTTGCCCGAACCGGCGTTTGGGAAAATGCCTTCGTCACCTACCGCGATCCCAGACGAAGTTCGCCAACAATATGAAACACGCATTCGTTCGCTCGCCGCTCAGCAAACCGACTTCACCCTTCGCTTGAGCGACGAAGCCAGGCAACGCTACCAGGCCTGGCAAACTGAAATCGCCATGCTCATTCGCTCAGGCAACCTCCCCGAATCGCTTACCGCCTGGGCCGATCATCTGCCTGGCAACACCCTCCGGCTCGCCGCCATCCTGCACACGATCAGCAATCGCAACGTAGCCGAAATTTCCGCCACCACGCTTCAGTCGGCGATTGCCATCGCTCAGTATTTCCTTCCGCATGCGCTCGCGATGTTCGATTTATTGCAGCAGCCCTACGAGACACCTCACCGCGATCACCCAACTTCGCCGCCTGAAACTTCCTCATCGCGTCCCTCGGCTTCCCAAATTGGCGCCGAACACCCAGGCACACGCCACATCGTGTCCCTTACCCCGATCTCGCCATCCAATGCGACGTCCAAAAAACGAGGAACGCCTTGCCATAACAAGCCCGCTCCGGCGATCGATCGCCATGAAGACTCCGACTTAAGTGACTCTCAGCCTCGCGAACCACGACCTCGCGGAAAGCACCCACCAACCACACGTGGCAGCGGCCCCCGCACTTACCGCGGCAGCCCCGCCGCCAAGCGGCGCGCAAAACGTTGA
- a CDS encoding transposase, translating into MGRPKRADEAGGIYHALNRGNARGAIFDKPDDFDAFERILAEGLLRYPCQILAYQLMPNHWHLVLRPTADGGLSDFLRWITLTHTMRRHAHQQTSGEGHIYQGRFKSFPVQDDGHFLAVCRYVERNALQAGLVAAAEDWKWGSLASWLAGPRRSPKLLTSWPIKRPARWKDRVNQAMAEKEVDAIRLAIRRGSPFGDPDWTQSTACRLNLDSTLRPRGRPKKATRDTNKES; encoded by the coding sequence ATGGGTAGACCAAAGCGAGCAGATGAGGCAGGTGGCATTTATCATGCCTTGAATCGGGGCAACGCTCGGGGAGCGATCTTCGATAAGCCTGACGACTTCGATGCGTTTGAACGCATTTTAGCCGAGGGGCTGTTGCGGTATCCGTGCCAAATATTGGCATATCAGTTGATGCCCAATCATTGGCATCTGGTGCTCCGCCCGACGGCAGATGGGGGCTTGAGTGATTTCCTGCGGTGGATCACCCTGACACACACCATGCGGCGACACGCTCACCAGCAGACTTCCGGCGAAGGGCACATCTATCAAGGCCGGTTCAAGAGTTTTCCCGTGCAGGACGACGGCCACTTTCTGGCTGTTTGCCGCTATGTGGAACGCAACGCCCTGCAGGCAGGCCTGGTGGCCGCTGCCGAAGATTGGAAATGGGGGTCGCTCGCCAGTTGGTTGGCTGGGCCGCGACGGTCGCCCAAGCTTCTCACCTCGTGGCCCATCAAACGGCCTGCCCGCTGGAAAGACCGCGTCAATCAGGCGATGGCCGAGAAAGAAGTCGATGCGATCCGTCTCGCCATCCGCCGAGGCTCCCCCTTCGGCGACCCCGACTGGACCCAATCAACCGCCTGTCGCCTGAACCTAGATTCGACGCTTCGGCCACGCGGTAGGCCGAAGAAGGCGACTCGGGATACAAACAAAGAGTCCTGA
- a CDS encoding PmoA family protein, with protein MTKQKINRLLKFCLDARYPLEWSHLKSQRFENSSGYLEVTYASVSSQGVLLVIADVHSEKQFPPSLVLIQQFRSFMKQFPIALLVLCYLLCITTHSALGAELNLTETEDTIRITLRGKPVLEYVKKSRTVPEGLPQDYRRSGYIHPVYTPTGQELTGDYPADHAHQHAVFFAWVKGTFDGKNVDFWNQAKKLGRIEFREVVNLSREEQRVSFRVKHAFMVKEGEQWVDAIYEVWTVTVHQTPADHFLFDIVSVQECASDKPLIVDEYHYGGMAIRGNREWLKENNDRSINPGDLRFLTSQGKDRWEGNHTRANWVALSGTIDGQTVSAAIFGSPKNFRAPQHVRIHPNKPYFCFAPMVERPFKIVPDEKYVSRYRYLITSQAADVNTIEKHWDEYAAPRK; from the coding sequence TTGACGAAGCAGAAAATCAACAGACTGTTAAAGTTTTGTCTGGATGCACGTTATCCGTTAGAGTGGAGCCATCTTAAGAGTCAACGTTTTGAGAACTCTTCCGGATATCTTGAGGTGACCTATGCCAGTGTCTCTTCTCAAGGAGTTCTTCTGGTCATAGCGGACGTGCATTCCGAGAAACAATTCCCCCCATCACTTGTTCTTATCCAGCAATTCAGAAGTTTTATGAAGCAATTCCCAATAGCGCTGCTCGTTCTGTGTTATTTGCTCTGTATCACCACCCATTCGGCCCTTGGTGCTGAGCTAAATCTTACTGAGACGGAGGATACGATTCGTATCACCCTGCGTGGAAAACCGGTTCTTGAATATGTTAAGAAATCGCGAACTGTTCCGGAGGGATTGCCACAGGACTATCGGCGCAGTGGTTACATTCATCCTGTTTACACGCCGACGGGACAGGAACTGACCGGCGATTACCCGGCGGATCATGCCCATCAACATGCCGTGTTTTTTGCCTGGGTGAAGGGTACTTTTGACGGAAAGAACGTCGACTTCTGGAATCAGGCAAAGAAACTCGGCAGAATCGAATTCCGCGAAGTGGTGAACTTGAGCCGAGAAGAGCAGCGTGTCTCTTTTCGTGTTAAGCACGCGTTCATGGTGAAAGAGGGTGAGCAGTGGGTTGATGCGATCTACGAGGTGTGGACCGTCACTGTTCATCAAACGCCGGCCGACCATTTTCTGTTCGACATCGTCAGCGTTCAGGAATGTGCCTCCGACAAGCCGCTGATCGTGGACGAATACCACTACGGCGGCATGGCAATCCGCGGTAACCGTGAGTGGCTGAAGGAGAACAACGACCGCAGCATCAACCCGGGAGATTTGCGCTTCTTAACGAGCCAAGGCAAAGACCGCTGGGAAGGCAATCACACCCGAGCTAACTGGGTCGCGCTCTCGGGCACGATTGATGGTCAGACCGTCTCAGCCGCCATCTTTGGTAGTCCGAAAAATTTTCGTGCGCCACAACACGTACGCATCCATCCGAATAAACCCTACTTCTGTTTTGCCCCTATGGTCGAAAGACCTTTCAAGATTGTGCCTGACGAGAAATATGTTTCACGGTACCGCTACCTGATAACTTCCCAAGCAGCCGACGTGAACACGATCGAGAAACACTGGGACGAATATGCGGCGCCCAGAAAATAG
- a CDS encoding cytochrome P450, which yields MASNPFGGDCLPTRVPMFAANGRPTLPFPHPWNFQRPIEILETYFWDADQETGPGRHNRYFQCLGLDPVLVTRDPGVIRAILTTTGDREGQFERDTLPSTGIARATGEDTLLFGNGVMWRRQRKASAAPFGKTALFQVEIFEDFSDTLRKTVRERLLLLRQHLAETGQQQLQLEIEPEIKTLMLEMLVTCFFGANIEYRELRDHYTPALQRVIDHIVQDTVTNRMNLSRGFLARFSRRYAQADRDFQAFEDLTDRVVAARATGKGLWSKFRTEASDEAIRSNIKVFLAGALEATTSYATWAISHLARNEAWQARIFAEVGPMSKFSPENLASAGSLNAALEETLRLTPSLYFLPRKATAATKVETSDGRVMEIPQGTHILLDVWHANRHADHWGEAVTGFPADQYAPERWEKLVEDKSRSKEFLHFGFGHGARVCPGKHLGQLEVALVVGAFVKLFHFQAVNQANPVKAGVSTKPADGTLVTISLREPSAGMENLDPLSTAVTE from the coding sequence ATGGCCAGCAATCCTTTCGGCGGCGACTGCCTGCCAACCCGAGTCCCGATGTTCGCGGCAAACGGTCGTCCAACCCTGCCGTTTCCGCATCCTTGGAATTTCCAAAGGCCGATCGAGATTCTGGAAACCTATTTCTGGGATGCCGATCAAGAGACTGGCCCAGGGCGGCACAATCGCTACTTTCAATGCCTCGGCCTAGATCCCGTTCTCGTCACGCGCGATCCCGGCGTCATCCGTGCAATCTTGACGACGACCGGTGATCGCGAAGGACAGTTCGAGCGTGACACGCTGCCGTCGACCGGCATCGCGCGGGCGACCGGTGAAGACACACTGCTATTCGGCAACGGCGTGATGTGGCGGCGGCAGCGAAAGGCATCGGCCGCTCCGTTCGGCAAGACCGCCTTGTTCCAAGTCGAGATCTTTGAAGACTTCTCCGACACGCTGCGCAAGACGGTTCGCGAGCGGCTACTCCTCTTGCGACAACACCTGGCCGAAACTGGCCAGCAGCAGCTGCAGCTTGAGATCGAGCCAGAGATCAAAACGCTGATGCTCGAGATGCTGGTCACCTGCTTCTTTGGAGCAAACATCGAGTACCGCGAACTGCGTGATCACTATACCCCTGCCCTCCAGCGGGTGATTGATCACATAGTGCAAGACACGGTGACGAATCGAATGAACTTGTCACGCGGATTCCTGGCCCGCTTCAGTCGTCGCTACGCCCAGGCCGATCGTGATTTCCAGGCGTTTGAAGATCTGACCGATCGCGTCGTGGCAGCACGTGCGACCGGCAAAGGATTGTGGAGCAAGTTCCGCACCGAGGCATCGGACGAAGCGATTCGCAGCAACATCAAGGTCTTCCTGGCAGGTGCACTGGAGGCCACGACCTCGTACGCGACGTGGGCCATCTCGCATCTGGCTCGTAACGAAGCCTGGCAAGCGAGGATCTTTGCCGAGGTGGGACCGATGTCGAAGTTTTCGCCAGAGAACCTCGCATCGGCCGGTAGTTTGAACGCTGCTTTGGAGGAAACGCTGCGGTTGACTCCGTCGCTCTATTTTCTGCCGCGCAAGGCAACCGCGGCCACCAAGGTGGAAACTTCCGATGGCCGCGTGATGGAGATCCCACAAGGAACGCACATCTTGCTCGACGTGTGGCACGCCAACCGTCATGCCGATCATTGGGGCGAAGCGGTCACTGGCTTCCCGGCCGACCAATACGCGCCGGAGCGATGGGAGAAACTGGTCGAAGACAAATCACGCTCGAAAGAGTTCCTCCATTTCGGCTTCGGCCATGGCGCCCGCGTATGTCCGGGTAAGCATCTCGGTCAGTTGGAAGTCGCGCTGGTCGTCGGAGCGTTCGTCAAGCTGTTCCACTTCCAAGCGGTGAACCAGGCCAACCCCGTGAAAGCAGGCGTTTCGACAAAGCCAGCCGATGGGACGTTGGTTACGATCAGCCTCCGCGAACCTTCGGCAGGGATGGAGAATTTGGATCCGCTCTCTACCGCGGTGACTGAGTAG
- a CDS encoding ankyrin repeat domain-containing protein: MKKSCPERSTTCTKEFIMRSTAVISTELLRIAGGGDVKEISRLLDAGANPEFQDVFDGSTCLHQLAAKGHLEAIELLLSKGANPNLVTQNTSASPLGVAALSGQGEAVDLLIAKGAKLSESEVTTGLVQECRDSGFAKIAEAIESTI; the protein is encoded by the coding sequence TTGAAGAAATCCTGTCCCGAACGCTCGACGACTTGTACTAAGGAGTTCATCATGAGATCGACAGCGGTCATCAGCACGGAGTTGCTTAGAATTGCAGGCGGAGGGGATGTTAAGGAGATTTCCCGGCTGCTTGATGCGGGAGCAAACCCAGAGTTTCAAGATGTTTTCGATGGCAGCACTTGTTTGCATCAGCTTGCCGCCAAGGGGCATCTTGAGGCAATCGAATTGCTGTTGAGCAAAGGTGCCAACCCAAACCTTGTGACACAGAACACGTCAGCATCTCCTCTGGGCGTGGCAGCACTTTCAGGGCAAGGGGAGGCCGTCGATTTACTAATCGCGAAAGGTGCAAAATTGTCCGAATCGGAAGTAACTACAGGCTTGGTGCAAGAATGTCGAGATTCTGGGTTTGCCAAAATTGCAGAGGCAATTGAGTCAACGATCTGA
- a CDS encoding MafI family immunity protein, with protein sequence MQLADRIKHIGNQFVDRIDPQVISDAVEYADFSECKLAVEMLCDQLFEYDVPITSDEFLQFQQLAIETQADAERIETLHSLVRSSSP encoded by the coding sequence ATGCAACTCGCAGATAGAATCAAGCACATTGGCAATCAATTTGTTGACCGGATTGATCCGCAGGTCATCTCAGATGCGGTTGAGTACGCTGACTTCTCCGAATGCAAGCTGGCAGTTGAGATGCTGTGTGACCAACTGTTTGAATACGATGTGCCGATTACTTCGGATGAGTTTTTACAATTTCAACAGCTTGCGATCGAGACGCAAGCCGATGCCGAGCGGATCGAGACACTCCACTCACTCGTGCGGTCTAGTTCGCCTTGA
- a CDS encoding WD40 repeat domain-containing protein: MKQLTISLLTLVMLTMLGSVAVAQHSAGVPTQWKPGIQRPAKDWDFDGKRILGHIDHDICLWDAATGELVQRMKGHRERIEKVQFSPDGQLAVSSSWISDGPMVPYHSNDTRTIVWDLRTGTSRWSWPDQVAGEFSPVGKRLVTFSRRPNQTTSFDASIWNIESGRLAVRLKLAEGSSPYWDSLHFSPDGKSLFHVTSSGATLFDASTGKRQARVKLNHGLQHLTSSGRMACFELGRDSGQITVVEVATGKTQSRLPHGQQGVWYGAWHHNGSKLAAFPIGGPIHIWDVATGRFVTGSPVGQYPYTAAIISPDNRWLAVTWGGANVENVDIPAKFGLYDANSGQEILVADRPIDSQMIGFSPDSETVLLVGSEATTYRAFDGRRLLTVALTRTSKRGGH, from the coding sequence ATGAAGCAACTTACGATTTCTCTGCTCACGCTTGTTATGCTGACCATGCTGGGCTCGGTTGCGGTGGCCCAGCATTCGGCAGGCGTGCCGACGCAGTGGAAGCCTGGCATTCAACGACCGGCGAAGGATTGGGACTTCGACGGCAAACGCATCCTAGGACACATCGACCACGATATCTGCCTTTGGGATGCCGCAACCGGCGAGCTAGTCCAGCGCATGAAAGGGCATCGCGAGCGGATTGAGAAGGTCCAGTTCAGTCCGGATGGCCAATTGGCCGTAAGCAGTTCCTGGATCAGCGACGGTCCGATGGTTCCGTATCACTCGAACGATACGCGCACCATCGTGTGGGACTTGCGAACTGGCACGAGTCGCTGGTCGTGGCCCGATCAGGTTGCCGGTGAGTTCAGTCCAGTTGGGAAGCGTCTGGTTACGTTTTCTCGACGTCCTAACCAAACAACCAGTTTCGATGCCTCCATCTGGAATATTGAATCCGGGCGTTTGGCCGTACGACTGAAACTGGCCGAAGGGAGCTCGCCCTATTGGGATTCGCTGCACTTTTCTCCGGACGGTAAGAGTCTCTTTCACGTCACGTCAAGCGGAGCAACGCTTTTCGATGCCAGTACCGGAAAGCGACAAGCTCGCGTCAAGCTGAATCACGGGCTTCAACATCTCACGTCAAGCGGCCGCATGGCCTGCTTTGAGCTCGGCCGGGATTCTGGGCAAATCACGGTCGTCGAAGTCGCGACTGGCAAAACACAAAGCCGCCTACCCCACGGCCAACAGGGTGTGTGGTACGGCGCGTGGCATCACAATGGAAGCAAGCTCGCTGCGTTCCCGATCGGTGGTCCGATTCACATTTGGGACGTCGCGACAGGCCGCTTCGTAACCGGCAGCCCCGTGGGACAATACCCTTACACGGCCGCCATCATTAGCCCTGACAATCGGTGGCTGGCGGTTACCTGGGGTGGCGCCAACGTCGAGAACGTGGACATCCCTGCGAAGTTCGGGTTGTACGATGCCAACTCAGGCCAAGAGATCCTCGTGGCCGACCGCCCCATCGATAGCCAGATGATCGGCTTCTCACCCGATAGCGAAACGGTTCTACTCGTGGGCTCTGAAGCAACAACCTATCGAGCCTTCGATGGCCGACGACTTCTTACGGTCGCTTTGACACGAACATCGAAGCGCGGAGGACACTAG